A single genomic interval of Rhodobacter sp. 24-YEA-8 harbors:
- a CDS encoding SDR family oxidoreductase, with protein MTDSNKVALVTGASRGIGAAIARRLAADGYSVVINYAGSVGPAEELAAAIEMAGGRALTAQADVSDARAVTRLFDTVEAAFGGIDVLVNNAGIMKLAPIGQSEDALIDSQIDINLKGTIHTLREAAKRLRDGGRIVNFSTSVVGLKLETYGIYAATKAAVETLTGILAKELRGRSITVNAVAPGPTATALFLDGKTPELVGHLAKMNPLERLGSPEDIAAVVAFLVGPDGGWVNGQVLRANGGMI; from the coding sequence ATGACTGACAGCAATAAGGTCGCCCTTGTCACCGGCGCGTCTCGCGGCATCGGCGCGGCCATCGCCCGTCGCCTTGCCGCCGACGGCTACAGCGTCGTCATCAATTACGCAGGCTCGGTCGGGCCGGCCGAAGAGCTTGCAGCCGCCATCGAAATGGCGGGCGGCAGGGCCCTCACCGCCCAGGCCGATGTCAGTGATGCCCGGGCCGTCACCCGTTTGTTCGACACTGTCGAGGCCGCCTTCGGGGGGATTGATGTTCTCGTCAACAATGCCGGAATCATGAAGCTGGCCCCGATCGGCCAGAGCGAAGACGCGCTGATCGACAGCCAGATCGATATCAACCTGAAAGGCACGATCCACACCCTGCGCGAGGCGGCAAAACGCCTGCGCGACGGGGGGCGCATCGTGAATTTCTCGACCAGCGTGGTGGGGTTGAAACTCGAAACCTACGGCATTTATGCCGCCACCAAAGCCGCAGTCGAGACGCTGACCGGCATTCTGGCCAAGGAATTGCGGGGCCGCTCGATCACCGTCAATGCAGTCGCGCCCGGGCCGACCGCGACCGCGCTGTTCCTCGATGGCAAGACGCCCGAGCTTGTCGGGCATCTGGCAAAGATGAACCCGCTAGAACGGCTCGGCAGCCCCGAAGACATCGCGGCGGTGGTTGCCTTCCTCGTCGGCCCCGATGGTGGCTGGGTCAACGGCCAGGTGCTGCGCGCCAATGGCGGCATGATCTGA
- a CDS encoding pyridoxamine 5'-phosphate oxidase family protein has product MSTAAELETRLWTALRSDRLLMLGLAGKDDGHTRPMTAILENEDRGPIWFFTSTDNEIVTAGGGRAVAAFVSKGHDLFATIHGKVTIDTDPLVVDRLWNSMIAAWFDGKDDPNLRLLRLDPEGAQIWENASSILAGFRALFGADPKEDYKSKVAAVPLR; this is encoded by the coding sequence ATGTCGACAGCCGCTGAACTGGAGACCAGACTCTGGACCGCCCTGCGCTCGGACCGTTTGCTTATGCTGGGCCTTGCCGGCAAGGATGATGGCCATACCCGGCCCATGACCGCAATCCTTGAGAACGAGGATCGGGGCCCGATCTGGTTTTTCACCAGCACCGACAATGAGATCGTGACCGCAGGCGGCGGGCGCGCAGTGGCGGCCTTTGTCTCAAAAGGCCATGATCTCTTTGCGACGATTCATGGCAAAGTGACCATCGACACTGATCCGCTGGTGGTTGATCGCCTCTGGAACAGCATGATTGCAGCCTGGTTCGACGGCAAGGATGACCCGAACCTGCGCCTTCTGCGCCTGGATCCGGAAGGTGCGCAGATCTGGGAGAACGCCTCCTCGATCCTCGCAGGTTTCAGAGCGCTGTTCGGCGCCGACCCAAAGGAAGATTACAAGAGCAAAGTGGCCGCAGTCCCGTTGCGCTGA
- the otsB gene encoding trehalose-phosphatase, with protein MTENGPALPDPGKVALFLDLDGTLLDLAATPDQVAAEPGLGALLRQLERRTEGALALVTGRQVAFVDALFPAHRFTVAGLHGVELRPSTAVGTGIAAIAAPPRETQSFQAAFSGMQNAARDLGLLTEDKGAAFALHYRQAPELRKAAERIMAEAARVAGPLYRLREGKCVIELCPAGADKGAALRNLMASPPFNSRRPLAAGDDLTDEAMFTAANALGGITIRIGAQDSPSAATARIASPAAFRAWLRQLAGLTGAGD; from the coding sequence GTGACCGAGAACGGGCCGGCTCTGCCAGATCCCGGCAAGGTTGCGCTCTTCCTGGATCTGGATGGAACCCTGCTCGATCTGGCAGCAACGCCGGATCAGGTGGCGGCAGAACCGGGGCTGGGCGCGTTGCTGCGGCAGCTGGAGCGCCGGACGGAAGGTGCATTGGCTTTGGTGACGGGTCGTCAGGTGGCTTTTGTCGATGCCCTGTTCCCCGCGCATCGTTTCACGGTGGCCGGACTGCACGGGGTCGAGCTGCGCCCCTCCACAGCGGTTGGGACAGGGATTGCCGCGATTGCCGCGCCGCCAAGGGAAACTCAATCATTTCAGGCGGCCTTCTCAGGGATGCAAAATGCGGCCCGAGACCTCGGATTGCTGACCGAGGATAAGGGCGCGGCCTTCGCCCTGCATTACCGACAGGCCCCTGAACTGCGCAAAGCGGCAGAACGGATCATGGCAGAGGCCGCGCGTGTAGCGGGCCCCCTTTACCGGTTGCGGGAGGGGAAATGCGTCATCGAACTCTGCCCCGCTGGTGCCGATAAGGGGGCCGCGCTCCGGAACCTTATGGCATCGCCCCCGTTTAACAGCCGCCGCCCCCTGGCCGCCGGCGATGACCTCACAGACGAGGCCATGTTCACGGCGGCCAATGCCCTCGGGGGGATCACAATCCGCATCGGAGCACAGGACAGCCCGAGCGCTGCCACCGCACGAATTGCCAGCCCGGCCGCCTTCCGGGCCTGGTTACGTCAGCTCGCCGGACTGACCGGCGCAGGAGACTGA
- a CDS encoding glycoside hydrolase family 15 protein, whose product MTDRKTATRARSDAGLDRAVIGNASLAALIDRDGGLDWMCVPRMDGDPVFCGLLGGVAGDATGVQDGAWRIRLDRQTDSRQRYLRNTAILETILTDEHGNEARILDFAPRFMRNGRMFRGYSVLRIVEPLRGTPRLTVSLRPRADYGADAPVLTRGTSHIRYILGPEVLRLTTDAPVDYILAETPFLLEHPQAFILGPDESLTDHPMVVARHFLQETTDYWRNWVRSLALPADFQDVVIRAAITLKLCSNEETGAIVAALTTSIPEYGASGRTWDYRFCWLRDSYFTVQALNSLNATRTMENYLSYVSNLAAGSDSGYMQPLFGLGLERVVDEHIVAALPGYRGFGPVRRGNAAFAQVQNDGYGSVILAAIQCFFDERLPDMGDEALFRRLEKLGAEAEACWDQPDAGLWEFRTREEVHTHSALMCWAACDRLARIAGKLGLAPEAARWSASASQIREAIFRLGWNADRGCFVAAFGGDEVDASLLLMAQTGFIAADDPRFLATVAACEADLRFGNHLYRYRRPDDFGAPETAFTACTFWLIDALVRTGRKDEAREIFADVLARRNHLGLLSEGVHVESGELWGNFPQTYSMVGLINAAMALSRPWEDVL is encoded by the coding sequence ATGACAGATCGTAAAACTGCCACCCGCGCCCGCTCTGATGCGGGACTTGATCGCGCCGTGATCGGCAATGCCAGCCTTGCCGCCCTGATCGACCGGGACGGCGGGCTGGACTGGATGTGCGTTCCGCGCATGGATGGCGACCCGGTCTTCTGCGGGCTGCTGGGTGGCGTTGCGGGGGATGCAACAGGCGTGCAGGACGGTGCCTGGCGTATCCGGCTGGACCGTCAGACCGATAGCCGCCAGCGCTATCTGCGCAACACCGCGATCCTCGAAACGATCCTGACCGATGAACACGGCAATGAAGCGCGGATCCTCGATTTTGCGCCGCGTTTCATGCGCAACGGCCGCATGTTTCGCGGTTATTCGGTTCTGCGCATTGTCGAGCCGCTGCGCGGCACGCCCAGGCTGACGGTCTCGCTGCGGCCGCGGGCAGACTATGGCGCCGATGCACCGGTACTCACGCGGGGCACCAGCCATATCCGCTATATCCTCGGGCCGGAAGTGCTGCGCCTGACCACCGATGCGCCGGTCGATTACATCCTGGCGGAGACCCCTTTCCTGCTGGAACATCCGCAGGCTTTTATCCTCGGGCCGGATGAGAGCCTGACGGATCATCCGATGGTCGTGGCGCGCCATTTCCTGCAAGAGACCACGGATTACTGGCGGAACTGGGTCCGCAGCCTGGCGCTGCCCGCCGATTTCCAGGATGTGGTGATCCGCGCGGCAATCACGCTGAAGCTCTGCTCGAACGAGGAAACCGGCGCGATCGTCGCAGCCCTGACCACCTCGATCCCGGAATATGGCGCCAGCGGACGGACCTGGGATTACCGCTTCTGCTGGCTCCGCGACAGCTATTTCACTGTCCAGGCGCTGAACAGTCTCAACGCCACCAGGACAATGGAAAACTACCTCAGCTATGTGTCAAACCTCGCGGCGGGGTCTGACAGCGGCTATATGCAGCCGCTGTTCGGCCTCGGGCTGGAGCGCGTGGTGGACGAGCATATCGTCGCAGCCCTGCCGGGCTATCGCGGTTTCGGCCCGGTCCGGCGGGGCAATGCGGCTTTCGCCCAGGTGCAGAATGACGGCTACGGTTCCGTCATCCTGGCGGCAATCCAGTGTTTCTTTGACGAACGCCTGCCCGATATGGGCGATGAGGCCCTGTTCCGCCGGCTGGAAAAGCTGGGCGCCGAGGCCGAGGCCTGCTGGGACCAGCCTGATGCCGGGCTGTGGGAGTTCCGCACCCGCGAAGAGGTCCATACCCATTCCGCACTGATGTGCTGGGCGGCCTGCGACCGTCTGGCGCGGATCGCCGGTAAGCTGGGCCTCGCGCCCGAGGCCGCGCGCTGGTCCGCCAGCGCGTCGCAGATCAGGGAGGCGATCTTCCGCCTCGGCTGGAACGCTGATCGCGGCTGCTTCGTGGCCGCGTTCGGCGGGGATGAGGTGGATGCGAGCCTGCTTCTGATGGCGCAGACCGGCTTTATCGCCGCCGATGATCCGCGCTTTCTGGCCACTGTGGCCGCCTGCGAGGCGGATCTGCGGTTCGGAAACCACCTTTACCGTTACCGCCGCCCCGATGATTTCGGCGCGCCCGAGACCGCCTTTACCGCCTGCACCTTCTGGCTGATCGACGCGCTGGTGCGCACCGGGCGCAAAGACGAGGCGCGCGAGATCTTTGCCGATGTACTGGCGCGGCGGAACCATCTCGGCCTTCTGTCAGAGGGCGTCCATGTCGAAAGCGGCGAGCTTTGGGGCAATTTCCCGCAGACCTATTCCATGGTCGGGCTGATCAATGCCGCGATGGCGCTGTCGCGCCCCTGGGAGGATGTGCTGTGA
- a CDS encoding trehalose-6-phosphate synthase, translating to MSRLIVVSNRVPAPDRPPQGGLAVAVRAALQERGGVWMGWSGQSSGEEDPGALKLFEEGQITYALSDLSERDLSEYYNGLANSVLWPLCHYRIDLTDYSRRDAEGYFRVNRHFAGRLAPLIRKGDLIWIHDYHLIPLAAELRKLGITNRIGFFMHIPWPAPDVFLTLPVGETLLRAMTSYDLLGFQTAPDAGNFSLCLSRSGVAKPVPGEDGTHLAEGRRFRVGAFPISIDAAAFGRTAANAVRNVAMRKFRASLEGRMLIMGVDRLDYTKGLPQRMHAFGRFLESSPEWLGRVTYLQVTPQTREGVAQYDTLRQEVAGLAGQINGMHSRLDWMPVRYVNRAFGQQTLAGLYRIARIGLVTPLRDGMNLVAKEYVAAQDPEDPGTLILSRFAGAAAELRDGALLVNPYDEETITRAIAQAVTMTRDERKARHAAMTAVLAEHDVFAWCRNYMAQLGDVRPVLASGTEAGRRAPGQTVV from the coding sequence GTGAGCCGCCTGATCGTCGTCTCGAACCGGGTGCCCGCGCCCGACCGCCCGCCACAGGGCGGGCTTGCGGTGGCCGTCCGGGCCGCGCTGCAGGAACGCGGTGGGGTCTGGATGGGCTGGTCGGGGCAATCCTCTGGCGAGGAGGATCCCGGAGCGCTGAAGCTTTTTGAGGAAGGCCAGATCACCTATGCGCTGAGCGATTTGTCAGAGCGCGATCTGTCGGAATATTACAACGGCCTCGCAAACAGCGTGCTCTGGCCTTTGTGCCATTACCGGATCGACCTTACGGATTACAGCCGTCGCGACGCCGAGGGGTATTTTCGCGTCAACCGGCACTTTGCCGGGCGCCTCGCGCCTCTGATCCGCAAAGGCGATCTGATCTGGATCCATGATTACCACCTGATCCCGCTTGCGGCCGAGCTGCGAAAGCTGGGCATCACCAACCGGATCGGGTTTTTCATGCATATCCCCTGGCCCGCGCCGGATGTTTTCCTCACCCTCCCGGTGGGCGAGACATTGCTGCGGGCGATGACCTCCTATGATCTCCTGGGCTTTCAGACCGCACCGGATGCCGGGAATTTCAGCCTTTGCCTCAGTCGCAGCGGAGTGGCAAAGCCGGTGCCGGGAGAGGATGGCACCCATCTTGCCGAGGGCCGCCGGTTCAGGGTCGGTGCCTTCCCGATCAGCATCGATGCGGCAGCCTTTGGCCGCACCGCCGCGAATGCCGTGCGCAATGTCGCGATGCGCAAATTCCGCGCCTCGCTGGAGGGGCGGATGCTGATCATGGGGGTTGACCGGCTTGATTATACCAAGGGTCTGCCACAGCGCATGCATGCCTTTGGGCGCTTTCTTGAATCCAGTCCGGAATGGCTGGGCCGGGTGACCTATCTGCAGGTCACACCCCAGACGCGCGAAGGCGTCGCGCAATATGACACATTGCGCCAGGAAGTGGCCGGGCTGGCCGGGCAGATCAATGGCATGCACAGCCGGCTTGACTGGATGCCGGTGCGCTATGTGAACCGCGCCTTCGGCCAGCAGACGCTGGCGGGGCTTTACCGGATCGCCAGGATCGGGCTGGTCACGCCACTGCGCGACGGCATGAATCTGGTGGCCAAGGAATATGTCGCGGCTCAGGATCCCGAGGATCCGGGCACCCTCATCCTGTCCCGCTTCGCCGGGGCCGCCGCCGAATTGCGGGACGGCGCGCTGCTGGTGAACCCCTATGACGAAGAAACCATAACGCGCGCCATTGCGCAGGCGGTTACGATGACCCGCGACGAGCGCAAGGCGCGCCACGCCGCCATGACGGCGGTTCTGGCAGAGCATGATGTCTTTGCCTGGTGCCGGAACTATATGGCGCAGCTCGGGGATGTCCGCCCGGTTCTCGCCTCTGGCACCGAAGCCGGGCGCCGCGCGCCGGGTCAGACTGTTGTCTGA
- a CDS encoding peptidoglycan-binding protein — MRKSVSALAIFVCLGVQSPARAQGDLEGIISGVAQGLLVQELDRQAGAEARQTGTLNGWRAYLQRFPNGLSRAEAEREIARLGGVVRPVDPKPLPAPAPTDSASNAEAALALSRDQRRQIQSQLTSLGYDAGVADGLWGSKTRDAIRRWQTANGVAASGYVTDRQVRQLRDQAGTVSPPENTVAMDDRAEERLLGLTVPERRDLQRRLTALGYNTRGTDGVLGQNSRNAIATWQRDEGLRASGYITADQLRELRRQSGG, encoded by the coding sequence ATGAGGAAGTCAGTCTCTGCTCTTGCGATTTTCGTCTGTCTCGGGGTGCAGTCTCCGGCACGGGCGCAGGGGGATCTCGAAGGTATCATTTCGGGCGTTGCACAGGGCCTGCTGGTACAGGAGCTTGACCGCCAGGCCGGCGCCGAGGCGCGGCAGACCGGAACGCTGAACGGCTGGCGTGCCTATCTGCAACGCTTCCCGAATGGCCTTTCCCGTGCCGAAGCGGAACGCGAAATCGCGCGGCTTGGCGGCGTGGTCCGCCCTGTTGACCCGAAGCCCCTGCCCGCACCCGCGCCTACCGACAGTGCCAGCAATGCAGAAGCGGCGCTCGCGCTGAGCCGCGATCAGCGGCGCCAGATCCAGAGCCAGCTGACCTCGCTTGGCTATGATGCCGGGGTGGCGGATGGTCTCTGGGGGAGCAAGACCCGCGACGCCATACGGCGCTGGCAAACGGCAAACGGCGTGGCCGCCAGCGGTTATGTGACCGACCGCCAGGTCCGCCAGCTTCGCGATCAGGCCGGAACGGTATCGCCGCCGGAAAACACTGTCGCCATGGATGACCGGGCAGAGGAGCGCCTCCTCGGGCTGACGGTCCCGGAACGCCGCGATCTTCAGCGCCGCCTGACGGCACTTGGCTATAACACGCGGGGCACCGATGGTGTTCTGGGTCAGAACAGCCGCAATGCCATCGCGACCTGGCAGCGCGACGAAGGGCTGCGGGCCAGCGGCTATATCACCGCCGACCAGCTGCGCGAACTGCGCCGGCAAAGCGGCGGGTGA
- a CDS encoding cytochrome c oxidase assembly protein — protein MDRTGLPDPVPWCGPAPDPAALLSSWNFHPGLLTALLAALIFGLFRAQGRGVFLMAWGALVIAFVSPLCAMTTALFSARSLHHLLLVSLAAPMLALCLPLRWSRAPVAFFLTAGALVLWHIPAVYSAAWDSAGIYWLLQFALLLPAWAFWSSAFFPADRDAGAVLVNAALTGALAGVMGLIGAVLTFSNRLLYTEHMAAPLAWGIEPLADQQTAGLIMWVPGLLPLALVAAVMFRRAWRVGQAA, from the coding sequence ATGGACAGAACAGGACTGCCAGACCCGGTTCCCTGGTGCGGCCCTGCGCCAGACCCGGCCGCGCTGCTGAGCAGCTGGAATTTTCACCCGGGCCTTCTGACGGCATTGCTGGCGGCCCTGATCTTCGGCCTTTTCCGCGCTCAGGGCCGGGGCGTCTTTCTGATGGCATGGGGCGCTCTTGTCATTGCGTTCGTCTCGCCGCTTTGCGCCATGACCACTGCCCTTTTCAGCGCCAGATCCCTCCATCATCTGTTACTCGTGAGCCTTGCCGCGCCGATGCTCGCGCTTTGCCTGCCCCTGCGCTGGTCGCGCGCGCCGGTCGCGTTTTTCCTGACCGCCGGCGCATTGGTTCTCTGGCATATTCCTGCGGTCTACAGCGCGGCTTGGGACAGCGCCGGGATTTACTGGTTGCTGCAATTCGCCCTGTTGCTGCCCGCCTGGGCCTTCTGGTCCTCTGCTTTTTTCCCGGCGGATCGCGACGCGGGCGCGGTTCTGGTCAATGCGGCGCTGACCGGCGCGCTTGCGGGGGTAATGGGGCTGATCGGGGCGGTACTGACCTTCTCGAACCGGCTTCTTTATACGGAACATATGGCGGCACCACTTGCCTGGGGGATCGAGCCGCTTGCCGATCAGCAAACTGCCGGGCTGATCATGTGGGTGCCGGGGCTGCTGCCGCTGGCACTGGTCGCCGCCGTCATGTTCAGACGCGCCTGGCGCGTGGGGCAGGCCGCATGA
- a CDS encoding CopD family protein, giving the protein MITALKFLHVAGLACWCASLIALPLLMKTHGRARNQRQYVHFRLVTHIGYIAFATPAALVTIIAGTALIFAAQVFAPWLLVKLAFVAAMVLVHVWFGHLIQRSGEEKRSHWQAAPLAGLLLVLPLIAIVLALVLGKPDLTPLSGLIPDQFLAPRGGGGAS; this is encoded by the coding sequence ATGATTACCGCCCTGAAATTCCTGCATGTCGCAGGACTCGCCTGCTGGTGCGCGAGCCTGATCGCGCTGCCGCTGCTGATGAAAACCCATGGCCGCGCCCGGAACCAGCGCCAATATGTGCATTTCCGGCTTGTCACCCATATCGGCTATATCGCCTTCGCAACGCCCGCCGCGCTGGTGACCATCATTGCAGGCACCGCGCTGATCTTTGCCGCGCAGGTTTTCGCGCCATGGCTGCTGGTGAAACTGGCTTTCGTGGCCGCAATGGTGCTGGTGCATGTCTGGTTCGGCCACCTCATCCAGCGCTCGGGCGAAGAGAAGCGCAGCCACTGGCAGGCCGCGCCGCTTGCAGGGCTGCTGCTGGTCCTGCCGCTGATCGCGATTGTGCTGGCGCTGGTTCTCGGCAAGCCAGACCTCACGCCGCTCAGCGGGTTGATCCCGGATCAGTTCCTCGCACCACGCGGAGGAGGGGGCGCATCATGA
- a CDS encoding DUF2231 domain-containing protein, with amino-acid sequence MTQARRPRRRLRDPIHEHRSFHRTESKIAVAGHPIHAMLVAFPIALCVSTLGADALYWWTGDLFWPRAALWAAGVGFGMGILAGLAGTAELLLVPGIRIRAASWTHFILAVMLLSVLGANWGMRLADPVGAVLPWGFLASLLATGMTAMTGWHGGKLVFDYGLGTQSDHDAPPPPRGARN; translated from the coding sequence ATGACCCAGGCCAGACGACCCCGCCGCAGGCTCCGCGACCCGATCCATGAGCATCGGAGCTTTCACCGCACCGAGTCGAAGATCGCCGTTGCGGGCCACCCGATCCATGCCATGCTGGTGGCCTTCCCCATCGCGCTTTGCGTCAGCACGCTGGGCGCAGATGCGCTTTACTGGTGGACGGGGGATCTCTTCTGGCCGCGCGCGGCGCTCTGGGCGGCAGGCGTTGGTTTCGGGATGGGTATCCTTGCCGGACTGGCGGGCACTGCCGAATTGTTGCTGGTGCCGGGTATCCGTATCCGCGCCGCCAGCTGGACGCATTTCATCCTCGCGGTGATGCTCCTGTCGGTGCTCGGCGCGAATTGGGGGATGCGGCTTGCAGACCCCGTGGGCGCGGTACTGCCCTGGGGTTTTCTTGCATCGCTGCTTGCGACCGGGATGACTGCGATGACCGGCTGGCATGGCGGCAAGCTCGTGTTCGACTACGGGCTGGGAACGCAGAGCGATCATGATGCGCCCCCTCCTCCGCGTGGTGCGAGGAACTGA
- a CDS encoding cytochrome c oxidase subunit II, giving the protein MVPALAGCGGPLSTLSPQGPAAADIAALWWAMLTGATLITLLVLVLVWRGFARQGIRPPAESFWIRGMGLGFSFAVLIAVVGAGIWVGERIQARPGADVVRVEAIARQWNWRFNQPGPDGVMIGTEGRLYIPAGTPIDVVIRSDDVIHAFWVPQLAGKMDALPGRDNLLRIEASAPGLYHGASAEFSGIGYAGMRFEVLAYDPARPPDFSDLSGTSGPADRAEPAAHQEGTP; this is encoded by the coding sequence ATGGTTCCGGCGCTGGCCGGATGTGGCGGGCCGCTCTCGACCCTTTCCCCCCAGGGGCCTGCGGCCGCTGATATCGCGGCCCTCTGGTGGGCGATGCTCACGGGCGCCACGCTGATCACGCTTCTGGTGCTGGTGCTGGTCTGGCGCGGCTTTGCGCGCCAGGGCATCCGCCCGCCCGCAGAAAGCTTCTGGATCAGGGGGATGGGGCTTGGCTTCAGCTTTGCCGTTCTGATCGCGGTGGTCGGCGCAGGCATCTGGGTGGGCGAGCGGATCCAGGCCCGCCCCGGTGCGGATGTTGTCCGTGTCGAAGCCATAGCGCGACAATGGAACTGGCGCTTTAACCAGCCCGGCCCGGATGGGGTGATGATCGGGACAGAGGGTCGCCTTTACATCCCCGCAGGAACGCCGATTGATGTCGTGATCCGCTCGGACGACGTGATCCACGCCTTCTGGGTGCCCCAGCTGGCGGGCAAGATGGACGCCCTGCCCGGCCGCGACAATCTTCTGCGGATCGAGGCCTCAGCGCCCGGCCTCTACCACGGCGCTTCCGCCGAATTCTCGGGCATCGGCTATGCCGGGATGCGGTTTGAAGTGCTGGCCTATGATCCGGCCCGCCCGCCCGATTTCAGCGATCTTTCAGGCACCTCCGGCCCGGCGGATCGGGCAGAGCCTGCCGCCCACCAGGAGGGCACTCCATGA